In Pseudarthrobacter defluvii, the DNA window ACAGCAGACATCGCCCTTCCAGGCGTTGATGCCTTCCCGGACGGCGATCGCGGCGATGACCAAGGCCGCCCCTGCATCTGCCCACCACCAGCCCAGGGTGCTGTTCAACACCAAGCCCACCAGCAGAACAGCCGAAAGATAGGTGCACAACAGGGTCTGTTTGGAATCAGCGACAGCCGTGCGGGAGCCCAATTCCCGGCCCGCGCGGCGCTGCAGCCAGGACAGGACCGGCATGATCGCCAGGGACAGCGCGGCGATCACGATGCCCGCCGTGGAGTGCTGCGCCTCACCGCCGCCGGCCAGAGAACGGACCGAATCCACGGTAACGAACAGGGCCAGGGCGAAAAAGGACACCGCGATGATCCGCAGCGTCACGTGTTCGCGCCGTGCCGGGTCCTGTGCGGAGAACTGCCAGGACAGAGCAACCGCCGATGCCACCTCGATCACCGAATCCAGACCAAAGCCGATGAGCGCAGAGGAGTCCGCCAGGTTGCCGGCCCAAAGCGCGACGACGGCTTCGACGACGTTATACGTGATGGTCGCGGCCGCAAAAAAACGGATCCGGCGGCTCAATACTGCACGGCGTCCCGTATCCGCAGTGAGGAGGAGTGCCCCGCTCATGCCACGCACGTCCCGTCAGCAGCGCAGCAGGCCGGATCAACGGCCAGCACCACACCCAGAAGATCCCTGATCGCGTGCCCCAGCCGGGCATCAGCGAGCTCATAACGGGTCCGCCGGCCATCCGGAACGGCCACCACCAAACCGCAGCCACGCAGGCAGGCCAGGTGATTGGACATGCTCTGCCGCGAAACACCGAGGGATTCGGCAAGTTCGGACGGGTACCCGGGCCCCTCAGCCAAGGCCAGCAAAACCTTGGCCCTGGTCGGATCCGAGACCGCATACCCAAACCGTGCCAGAACCGGAGCGTTCGTGAGCGTTTCCATAACCCCAGAGTACATTTAGGAATGTATCAATGTAAAAGTCTCGGTTCCGGCCCGCCCTGGCATCACGCATGGAATCCTTCAGAGACCCATCCGGTCCAGCAAAGCGTCCTCTTCGTCGTCCGACGTGTTGCGCTTGCGGGCCTTTTCTTCGAGTCGAATTTTCGGGGCCGGGTCCTGCGGGTCACCCTGCGTCTGGTCTTCGCATTCCTCCCGGGAGATGCGGGCCTGCTGCCGGGCCGTGTATCCGAAACCCACGAAGGCAAGTATTCCAAAGGTCAGCCACTGCATCGCATAGGACAGATTCGATCCTTCCTGAACAGCGGGCATGGCGAGCTGTTCAGGCGCTACGTCCGGAGCGGGGGATTCGGAGGCCATCAGTCCATAGCTTCCGGTCAACAGCGGGTACTCCAGCTGCCGGGCATAGTCGGGCAGGGCGATGCTTGGCAATTGGCCCTCGGGCGCGGTCCTGCCATCCAGCGTCTGTTCGGACGGTTTGATCCGGACCACCACCTCAACGTTTCCCGCCGGCGGGGACGGGACAGCATCCGGGTACCCCGGCTTCACGTTGCCAATTGGCAGCCATCCCCGGTTCACGACCACGGTCTCGCCGGAGCGGAGCCGAAAGGGAACAAGAACCTCATAACCGGGCGCGGAATTGTTTGGCCTGTTCCTGACAATCCGCTGGTCCTGCACCAGATAGTGACCAGCCAGCGACACTGTTGTCCATTTCATGTCCGGGTCAGCCACGGAGAAATACTGCTTCACCTGCTCGAACGGCACAGGGGATTTTTCGTAGTTTTGCTGGACGCGCCGGATCTCAGTCACCGCCTGATTGCGGCGATCCATCTGCCATTTGCTGAGTCCGGCACAGGCGGCCGCAACTACAGCGGCAAGGATCAGAAACCCCAGCCAGCGCCTCGTCAGGAGGAACCGGTAGGTCATGGCCGCAACCGCCGGGAGTTGGAATCCTTCAAATATCCTGACGCGGCTGGATAGCCGATAAACGACAGGCGCTGTAGCAGCGGTGGCCGGTCTGGGATGGGGCGCGGGAAACGTCGGAGCACCCGTCCAGCGTAACCGCGGGATGTGCAGTCCTCTTCCCTGCCATCAGCACAATCGGCCCTGCGCCCACGAAGTGAATTTCCTAACCGCGGGCTGGTCCTCTCCGGGGCTGGCAGTGGGATGCTGTCGGTGTGGGACCGACTTAATGTTGCCTTTGCTAAAGTGCGGCATACCGAAGGACGCCGGGGTCATCGGGACACCACGGGGAAGCGCAAGCTCAGCCCAACTCCATTTGTGTTAGGTAAGGCTATCCTTTACAGTTCAGGCGTGACTGTACAGCCGGAACTGGCAGGAGTCTCGTTCGCCGCCAAACTGGCCGGCTTCGGAGACCGTCCCGCCATCACGACCAAAGACCAATCCGTGAGCTACGGGGAACTTGCGCGCCGTGTTGAGGATATGGGCCGGGCCTTCGGGCCAGGCCGCCGGCTCATTGCCCTTGAGGCTGAGAATTCCCTGCCGTCCCTGGTGGCCTACCTGGCGGCCCTGTCCTCCGGCAACCCGTTGCTAATCCTGCCCGCAGGCGGCGGGACGGCAGCCGAGACACTCGTTGCCGTGTACGATCCCGATACTGTGGTCCGCGCGTGCCGGGGTGAGGTGGTCCTGGATGTGCGTCGGGACGAAACGCACCATGAACTGCACCCGGAGCTGGCGCTGCTGCTGAGTACTTCCGGATCCACTGGATCACCCAAACTTGTGCGCCTGTCCGCAGGGTCCTTGCAGGCAAATGCCTCAGCCATAGCCGATTACCTGCACCTGCGCCCCACCGATACTGCGGCCACCACCCTTCCCCTGTCCTACTGCTACGGGATGAGCGTGGTGAACAGTCACCTTCTGGTGGGCGCGTCCCTCGCGCTGACCGACCTCTCAGTGGTGGACCCGTGTTTCTGGGAACTGGCCAGAGCCGAAAACGTCACATCCTTCGCCGCCGTGCCCTACACGTTCGAGCTCCTTGAACGGGTGGGCTTTGAGGACATGGATCTGCCCAGCCTGCGCTACATCACCCAGGCCGGCGGGCGGCTCGATCCGGACCGAGTGCGTTCCTACGCAGACATGGGCCGGCGGCAGGGCTGGGACCTCTTTGTCATGTATGGCCAGACCGAGGCCACGGCCCGCATGGCCTACCTGCCCCCTGACCTGGCAGCCGAGTACCCGCAATCCATCGGCGTGGCCGTGCCCGGCGGCTCCTTCCGGCTGGAGCCCGTCCCCGACCTGGAAGCCGCCGAACTCGTTTATTCAGGTCCCAACGTCATGCTGGGGTACGCCGAACGGCCGGAAGACCTGGCCTTGGGACGGGTCACTACAGAGCTTCACACGGGCGACCTGGCCCGTTGCGGAGCCAATGGCCTCTACGAAATCGTTGGCCGGCGGACCCGCTTCGTCAAAATCGTTGGCCTGCGGGTGGACCTGGGCCAGGTGGAACGGCTGCTGGCCGGTCTCGGCCTGACCGCCGCGGCAGCAGGATCGGACCAGGCAGTGGTCGCCGTCGTGGAGGGCAGCCAAGATCTTGCCCTGGTGGCCAAGACACTTGCCCAGGATTTGGGCCTGCCCCGTTCAGCAGTCCAGCTTCATGGCGTGGAGTCCATACCGCGCCTCGCCAACGGCAAACCGGACTACCCGGCGGTCCTGGCCCTGGCGTCCAGGAATGATGACAATGACGGCACCGGCGGTGCTGCCCCGGAAACGGCAGGACACCCGACCGACGCGCGAAGGATCTTCGCGGAGGTCCTCGAACAGGAAAACATCGCCGACTCGGACACGTTTGTTTCCCTGGGCGGTGACTCGCTGTCCTACGTGGCGGCGTCGGTCCGGCTGGAGCGTGCCCTCGGATACATCCCGCAGGGCTGGCACCTGATCCCGGTCTGTGAACTTGTGCCTGCCGCCCATAACGCACCAAACACGTCGGCCGTAGATACGGATGAGCACTCAGACCAGCGGACGGGGGGAGCTGCACGAACTTCCCGGAGCTGGCATCGGCGGTTGCTTGCCCCCATGGAAACCGGAATTGTGCTTCGCGCTATTGCCATCATCTTTATCGTCTCCACGCACATCGGTTTCTTCCACTGGGAAGGGACCGCCCACGTACTCATCGCCGTCGCCGGCTATAACTTTGCGCGCTTCCAGCTAAGCGGTACCCGCCGTTCCCGGCTCCGGCGGCAACTGCGCAGCATTGCCCGGATTGTCGTGCCCAGCGTTGCGGTCATCGGCTTCGCCTTTGCCGTAACCGATACCTATGCCTGGGCCAACGTCTTCCTGCTGAACAACCTGCTGGGCCCGCCAGGATGGACCGACTATTCAAGGTTCTGGTTCATCGAGATCCTGGTCCAGATCCTGCTGGTCATCGCCGCCCTGCTGGCGATACCCGCCGTTGCCCGCGCCCAGCGCCGGTGGCCATGGGCGTTCCCCCTGGCATTAGTAGTCATTGACCTGCCGATGCTCTTCGACCTTGTGGACAGCCGGTATCCGGGGCAGGGGCCAGTCCTGTGGCTGTTCGGGCTCGGCTGGGCCGCCGCCGCGTCACGGACACAATGGCAGCGGGCAGCCGTGACCGCCATCGCCCTGCTCACCATCCCCCAATCGTTCGAGGATCAGTACCGGAGTACAACCATCCTGGTGGGCTTCCTCATCCTGCTCTGGCTGCCCACCCTGGCCGTCCCGCGCGGGCTGCACCGACTCGCGGCCCTGCTGGCCAGCGCCTCGCTATACATTTACGTCACCCACTGGCTGGTGTACCCGCTTGTTGATCCGGAGTACAAGGCACTGGCGGTCCTCGTTTCCCTGGCGGCAGGCATCCTTTACTGGGCCGCCGCCACCCAGGCAATGACCACCATAGAACGGTGGCTGCGGCGACGAAACAGGCAACACCCGAGAACAAGGACCCCCGGAAATCGCCAGCCATTACGCGTCCTCGGCGGCAGCCCAACAGATGGCGCCGAAGCCGCGCCTATAGACGACTGACCGCCGTTCCTACAACGGCGGTGAACAGTAAATCTGAGCTTAGCCCTGTCGGCCGCACTGCGGCGTCATCCATTCCTGCAACCGGAGCGGTCTGTGGTTTGGAGAATGTTTATGGCCCGGTACGAACGGACGGGCTGACAGGACAAGGGACAGAATCGTGGCTGCACTTCAATACTTTCGGCTAGCCTCCCAGCACTCCACGCCTCACGTTGAGGGCTATTCGTTCACCAGGACGGGAACTCCGACAGCGGCGGACACTGCTTTGCCTTGAAATTCCGGAGGTACCCGGATGATGAACTCTTCACGTTCCTCCGCGGACCGGGGATGGTTCTGACCTTCGCTGCGCATGTCACGGATAATTCGGTCCGTGACGAGGAGGGCGCCTTTTTCGTCGTAGAACCCTGCCAGCACCTGCAGCTCAAGAAGATCGCTGACGTCATTGGTTACCGTGACCGTACCCATAGCTGCTGATCCGTCGAAGGCCAGGTCTTTCAAGACGAATCTGTCATCAAACGGCCCGGCGACCTGGACGATCTGGCCTTTGATCGGGGCAGTGGTGTGGAGACCAGTCAAGTCCGGTTCATCTTCGGTGGCGGCCGCAAGTCCAGGGAAGGATGTCTTTGCGGCGGCGGCCATCGGAACGCTTTCAGCCGCGGAAACCTGGGTGGGTCCCGCAGGGTTCTGCAGACCGACAGCGGCAACCACGGCCAGGGCCGCAACGAGCAGACCGGCGAGCAGGAGAAGTTGTGGTTTGCGGGTCATGCTGTTCCTTCAGTGTGGCCGGGGCCCGGGCATCCTTTGATCCCCGGGCCCCAGAGTCATAACAGGTCAGCGGAGGACGCGCAGGGCGCCGCCGACAACGTCGAACACGCCTGTTTTCCAAGAGCCGATAATGAAGATTCTGTAAAGCTGGCAGAAGAGGGGCAGTGGGAGCCCTCTCCGGCCTTCAGGAGAGGTTGTGTATCGCCCCGGCCCAGCGGGGGCCCGAGACGGCCCTGCGAACCGCCCTGGCGCGCGCGTGGAAGTCGATCTTTGGGGCCCGTAGGGAGTCGGTCGTCGCGGCGGGGTCA includes these proteins:
- a CDS encoding cation diffusion facilitator family transporter, which codes for MSGALLLTADTGRRAVLSRRIRFFAAATITYNVVEAVVALWAGNLADSSALIGFGLDSVIEVASAVALSWQFSAQDPARREHVTLRIIAVSFFALALFVTVDSVRSLAGGGEAQHSTAGIVIAALSLAIMPVLSWLQRRAGRELGSRTAVADSKQTLLCTYLSAVLLVGLVLNSTLGWWWADAGAALVIAAIAVREGINAWKGDVCCAVPHSTAEHGEATEDACCAPAGPDKGSEHDAGAPLPHPGSSPVAAAAPRCEGCGTAAAPQPEPLSLALPLAPRGE
- a CDS encoding ArsR/SmtB family transcription factor; the protein is METLTNAPVLARFGYAVSDPTRAKVLLALAEGPGYPSELAESLGVSRQSMSNHLACLRGCGLVVAVPDGRRTRYELADARLGHAIRDLLGVVLAVDPACCAADGTCVA
- a CDS encoding SURF1 family cytochrome oxidase biogenesis protein, yielding MTYRFLLTRRWLGFLILAAVVAAACAGLSKWQMDRRNQAVTEIRRVQQNYEKSPVPFEQVKQYFSVADPDMKWTTVSLAGHYLVQDQRIVRNRPNNSAPGYEVLVPFRLRSGETVVVNRGWLPIGNVKPGYPDAVPSPPAGNVEVVVRIKPSEQTLDGRTAPEGQLPSIALPDYARQLEYPLLTGSYGLMASESPAPDVAPEQLAMPAVQEGSNLSYAMQWLTFGILAFVGFGYTARQQARISREECEDQTQGDPQDPAPKIRLEEKARKRNTSDDEEDALLDRMGL
- a CDS encoding AMP-binding protein — encoded protein: MTVQPELAGVSFAAKLAGFGDRPAITTKDQSVSYGELARRVEDMGRAFGPGRRLIALEAENSLPSLVAYLAALSSGNPLLILPAGGGTAAETLVAVYDPDTVVRACRGEVVLDVRRDETHHELHPELALLLSTSGSTGSPKLVRLSAGSLQANASAIADYLHLRPTDTAATTLPLSYCYGMSVVNSHLLVGASLALTDLSVVDPCFWELARAENVTSFAAVPYTFELLERVGFEDMDLPSLRYITQAGGRLDPDRVRSYADMGRRQGWDLFVMYGQTEATARMAYLPPDLAAEYPQSIGVAVPGGSFRLEPVPDLEAAELVYSGPNVMLGYAERPEDLALGRVTTELHTGDLARCGANGLYEIVGRRTRFVKIVGLRVDLGQVERLLAGLGLTAAAAGSDQAVVAVVEGSQDLALVAKTLAQDLGLPRSAVQLHGVESIPRLANGKPDYPAVLALASRNDDNDGTGGAAPETAGHPTDARRIFAEVLEQENIADSDTFVSLGGDSLSYVAASVRLERALGYIPQGWHLIPVCELVPAAHNAPNTSAVDTDEHSDQRTGGAARTSRSWHRRLLAPMETGIVLRAIAIIFIVSTHIGFFHWEGTAHVLIAVAGYNFARFQLSGTRRSRLRRQLRSIARIVVPSVAVIGFAFAVTDTYAWANVFLLNNLLGPPGWTDYSRFWFIEILVQILLVIAALLAIPAVARAQRRWPWAFPLALVVIDLPMLFDLVDSRYPGQGPVLWLFGLGWAAAASRTQWQRAAVTAIALLTIPQSFEDQYRSTTILVGFLILLWLPTLAVPRGLHRLAALLASASLYIYVTHWLVYPLVDPEYKALAVLVSLAAGILYWAAATQAMTTIERWLRRRNRQHPRTRTPGNRQPLRVLGGSPTDGAEAAPIDD